Genomic window (Oscarella lobularis chromosome 15, ooOscLobu1.1, whole genome shotgun sequence):
TCAGATAGCGTGCTTCGTTTGGGCGACTTCTGCTTTGAGCTGGCTCAGCTCtgtctctttctcgacgagTCGTGTGTGAAGCTCCGCTCGTTTGCTCGCTATTGAGTCGCCGCCACGTCTTTGAGTCTCCTCCAGCTCTGatataaaaaaaatgatgcCTTGTATCCTTTGGTAATGTTGATGGGGCTAACGCTCTTTCAGGTCTTGGCATTGGGCTAAAGCGACGCGCAGATTCCCCACGTCTTGCACTGAGCGACTCGTTTGCGAGACAGACCGCTGTTGTCGTTGTAGCATTGCCAAATCTTGCCGACGCCCCTCTTCGGCGCCTCTCTTCCTCTATTTCCCGCTGATGTCTCTCTTGTTTGGCATTCCTTTCTTCATGAGCACCACCTTCTTGCACTGAAAGGACAGCTTAGATTGCCCATTCGTTGGTTCAGACACATCCATTCGTTCATCTGGCAAGCGTGCAGGTGCTACACGTAAAACGCTATATAAAAGATTATTACATATAAAACAATTCCACCTCTTTGATAGCCAAGTGTCAGTACGTGCCCTCCAGCTCCACTTGGTCGAACAACTTCCTTCCTTTCCTTGAAGATTTTCACCACTTTCACCAAATCACGTCTTTCCAAGGCATTCATCAACTCGACAAGAAAATCAAGATTATCTTCCACCAGGTAACCACCCGCCTCCAACTCAGTAAAAAACTCTGTGGATCATTCACATATTGACGTCGACCACCTCGTATAAAGTCAATGCAAAGCTGCTTCAAAGATTCCAACTCAGTTGACGTTATGCTCTCCGatagaacgtcgacgagactaCGGAACGAATGGTCAAGGCTAACCAGCGGTTTCGCGCGGGGAATTTCTCCTTCCGACGGCCGAATATCAAACTTTTTTATGATATCAAGGCGTTGGATTCTTTCCCAGATTCGAATCAAATAGTTGAGATTGTCTCGTTTTAGAAGACTAAGCTCTTCCATGAAGCGAAATAGCTCTTGTGCCGTTCGCGCAACCGCAACCGTTTACAAGTAGAACCGTTATACCGTTCAGCCAAACCAGTCTACCGTTTATGTCGTCGCTTAATGACAATCAAATATAATGGATCGTAGCACTCAGTTGGCTGCACCGGATCCCACAAGGGAAACGAGTCGCAAGAGACGGACCCAAGTCCGCCACGTTGACGCAGTCGTTCTGTACAAGCTCGCAATAATCTCAACACGGTCGTAGCACAACGTTCTCTCCAGTGGCGTTATTGAAACGGCAGTCGGGGAAGTAAAATAAACACGCGACACGCGAACAAACCGAGGTCCACGAAACAGGAGTCCGTAGGGCTGTTAGAGCCGAATGTTGTCGTCATAGCTTCTTCTGCGTCCGACGGAGTGAGGTGACCAAAATTGTTAAGGAAGTTTGTTCCGGAGAGTGCGGCATCACTGCACGACGCAGGAATTGAGTCAATACACGTGATACTTCCATGGACAATGGAAATCCAAGCGACATAGAGGCCAAACGCAAAGATGGCGCTAATGAGAGCTTGGGAATTGACGACCATTGTTCTGCTCATATACAGTAGAAAAGAATGAATATATTCATAGACAGCATGATTGCCAAGGTTGGAATCAATCAATACGCATGGGTGTTTTTAATCCGGAGCGCGAGCTTGCTCCGAAAAtagcgaagaaagagaaagaagcggTGGCTGGACTTACGAATGaggtttttttgttttaagCGggttaataaaaaataaatagacgAGTTGCACTCACGTGATCTTCTCACTGTGGCCGTGCCTTTGTTCATTTACGCAATCTGAGAAAGACGCGCCTTACGACGTCATTACAAGTCAAGCACTGGATTCACCGGGAAGAACAAGAGAATATCCTGAGAAGAATCTACGGAGAGCTAAAGACGGGAGGACGGTTGGGGTTCACGACAACACGAGACATGACGCGATACGCTCGCGACGTATCAGCGACTCAGTACGAAAATTCGTACGACGATTTCCTATGCGCTATCGGATGGGCTTTACGGCCTTTTCCtaattcgaaaaaaaaaattctcaaggACGTGGGCTTTGAAATCGTTTTTAGCGTTAAAGAGGAAAGGGACTATTTGCTTCCGAACTATGAAGCTTGGCGGACGTGGTGGGAGGCCGACGAGCCTTGGTTGCTCTAGCGCCGCTCGCGTGATCGAAGACAAGGAGACTATACGAGATAAATGGTAGAGCATTTACCTTCTAAGTAAATGGTTGTAGGTTCAATTCCTGCTGGATGTTTTAATAAAATTgactaaaaattttttatttctttggtTAAGTGAGTTCAAATCTCACAGTCGATAAATGTTACATCAATATCATCCTTATCACTTAGTAGATCCAAGCCCATGGCCCTATATAGGTGGTTGTGGAGCTTTATTTACTACTATTGGGGCTGTAATGTATTTTCATTATAATCAAGCTTGAGTAGTACTTTTAGGGTTAACTACAATGATCGTATGATGGCGAGATGTAATTAGAGAGTCTACTTTTCAAGGACACCACACATTAATAGTAAAACAAGGATTAAAGTATGGAATGATCTTATTAATAATTTCAGaagtttgttttttcttttcgtttttttgagCTTTCTTTCATAGTAGCTTAGCACCTGCTATAGAAATAGGAGCAGTTTGACCACCTAAGGGAGTTGACGTATTGAACCCATTTTCTGTTCCTTTATTAAATACAGCTGTTTTATTAAGTTCAGGGGCAACTGTAACTTGAGCTCATCATGGTATTATTAGtggtaaaagaaaagaagcaataATAGGGTTAACATTAACTGTAGTATTAGGTATATTATTTACAAGTTTACAAGCAATGGAGTATTATGAGGCTCCTTTTGCTATATCAGACTCAGTATATGGTTCAACTTTCTTCGTAGCCACAGACTTTCATGGTCTCCATGTAATAATCGGAACAACATTTTTAATGGTATGTTTAGTAAGATTGATAGCATACCAATTAACCCGACACCATCACTTTGGATTTGAGGCCTCAGCCTGATATTGACATTTTGTGGATGTAGTTTGATTGTTTCGGACGGTTTTGGCTTGGCTTGGGCTATTTCTCAGTGAGTGGGAATGGGAAAGACAATTTGCTTGGGATCCAAAATTCTATTAGGTACATATGTGAGCATATCAAAGCGTTCTGCATGTTTGCTACGCATTTTCACGAACTGACTACCCTCGCCGATGTTATGCTATCATCGGTCAAGAATAGTCATGTTACAGCCATTACTGGCTCGCTGACGCTTTTGTATAAGGTCAAGTCAGGTACTATTTTCACGAGAGTTTGGTGCATTCTTAGTTTCATTATTTAGGTGTTTGTGACCAGAGTTTTGGCATTCACGTTTCTGAGATTGCTCACTTTCctcgtcacgtcgtcgaggtgACAATTATTAAGTTgggtgtgacgtcacgcgcgtGGGCATTGCCAAAGATGGCGGtcaggaaaaaagagacggAGGACCGAATTTGAAGCACTACGAGTCGccagacgtcgtcgccttgttcGACGGAGTTCGCAACTGGCTCATGAATAACGTGAAAAAGGTGAGGCTCCGCTCGAGGAACGCAGACGCTCGCGCTCATCCGAATCGCCTCCCCGCAGCACGTCCAAGCCGATCCGCCGACCAATGAAGCTCTAGCAACACTCGCCTGTTCACTCTTCCAAGAGGTAACCCGAGCttcgcgcgatcgatttctcgcCTCCGAGTTTCTCGTTGCACAGGACTCGCTCGGAAAAGGCGCGACGAGTCGTCCAATGACGCGAATTCCGGCGAAACTCTTCGCCGATTACGCGCCGGGCTCTGCCAGGCGCTCGCGATCGCCTATCGAACGAAAGCGGAGCAGTCGTGGAGACAATTCGACTTTCAAAGTCCGTCGCGAGTCGATAAGAACGTCGAGAAGCTGGCGGCCGTGGAACAAACGCTGGTAGAggtaagagaaagaggaatgTGCTTAGCAATAGAGACGTTAGAGGAGTTTGGATTACGTATTTGAATTAGGAGAATGCTCTAGAGACTCTGTGTATATCATTTCTTGAAGAACTGTCCTAGCCTCCTCTATACGACAGGCAGTCAATAGGAGAGGATTTTGTTATGATGTCGTTGTTTCTTTACTGACGTTTCCTGTTTACAtacgcgatgacgtcgtcgataagTTGGAGTCATTGCACAGTCTCATAAATGTACTGATTTATAAAACATTTACCTGTTCAATGAGTGTGTTGTCTTCATACAAAAAACAGCGCAGcggctcgtcgtcttgtCGATAAGCTAACTAACTTGGATACGAAAGGGATACGAAGACTGTTCTACTGCACATTCTAACCAAGTAAAGCGAGCGGGCCCGAATCAATTTTATAGATCGACTCGCACCGTCGCAAAGTGAAAACCCACTACTATGAACTTGGCGTCTTTATAACGCAACCCTAGATCATAGTAGTGTACCTACTACAACTTTGCTCGGCATTTTCAGTTATCGTAGAGTGTCCTCTAGCTGCACTGGTCGAGGTTGCAGAACGTTCACATGCTCTAGGCTGTACTACTAAAAAAACTTACCGTTGCCTTTCGATACGACATAAACGGAACAGCGCCAATCTGAATCAAAAGCCAGGTATCTTCTTCATAAGGCTCGTCACAACCCGCAACTACAATATTGGGCCTAAAGCGGCTCATCGGCACCTAAGAAGCTCGAATGGCATCGCTACTGTAGCCAGTagcgagaaaaatcaaacaaaATAATATAAGATTACCGTCTCGCTGGTCCTTTCCTCGAGTCTTTGATTCAGATCCTCAAGAGACTTCTCAGATAGGAGAAGCAAGGGGCCAGCATCGGTAAAAGACAACTGAGAGTGAGGAACAATTAATATGTTATTCATAGTTGATACTGCTAGGCTAAAACCAAAAGAGACTTCGTTTTACTCGTATTCACAGGggcgtcgccggcgtcgccaCCCACCCTTCCCTATCACGTGagttttgtgacgtcacatgcaCATGCCCCTTTATCCGGGGCTATTGCGTTCTCGAACCTTCGATTTCAGTCACTCAACGGCTCTCAACGGCTCTCAACGGCTCGTTTATATGTCGACCAAAAGACCGAAACTCAATGGTGGATAAGCTTACTGTTGGGCTGCCCGAGATGAATCGGTTTCTGCTTCAggctttccttttcctcgcATCCGGAAAGAAAGACAAGCAGACTCATCATGGCGTCTAACCTGCGAAACAGATGAGGCAGACGAATCGACGTACAATTACGAATGGTGGCAAGTTAGCGAAGGCGACTGTATTCTCTTTGGGAGAAGTCCACACATAACACGGACAGTGAAAGCGGACCCATCTactttgttcttcttctgtgTTGTTTCGTCAACACAATTGTCCTCGCCTTCCGTCAGAGTTTCCGATTTGGTTGAaattggaggaggaggcaaGCTTATCGCCATAGAATgacagaaattaattaatcaatttattGGGTTGTTTAGGCAAGAGTGCTTTGGACAGTTGGCCCTATTGCGGGACAAAGGAGAAGGTCACGCATGGAAAAGTGAGGAGATTACGTGAGATTACGGATTTAGTACAGGATGTATGTGCTTAGAGATACCCAGCGCCTTCAGAGTTGGGCGCAGCCACTGGTGCGACGATTAGGCGAAAGGAGTTCTTTGATGAGATCAAAAATCAGATGCCGGCAACGGTGTTTGATGAGATCTTAGCTGctattgattctaagacGTCAAGTGCGGTTAAACTGCCTTTGCCGTCTGATGCTGCAGAGCACTTGATTGGCGCTCTGCTAGCTCACAAATTTAAAACGCGGGAACGAGCAGCTTACCTCTTTTCAGAGTCAATGAGTGCACTGCTGCGAGAAGCGTCCTTGCCTGAATTTTCAGCTGAAGAAGTGTGTCTGCGTGATCCTAATcgaaaaaataaagagaaaTGCTTTGTTGACTGTAGTGTCTACAGTCTAAGTCCTCCCTCCTTGAATAGCCCAAACCAAGGATACCCGCTACTCATTTGCGAATGGAAAAGCGGCCAGGATGCGACTGAAGAAGCGGCGCTTGCACAGGCACTTCGGGGTTACGAAATATGGAGAGATGGGCTGACGTCGAGAGGCCTATACGAACCCTGGAATCACCACTTTCCTGCTTTCTGTGAGAGAAagcctttttctttatgCAGTCACTACATCTGTATTCAACGGTTCCTTGCTCATATCTTATACCAAGCTCGGTGAATTTTCAGCAGACAAAGCTGCTACCCTTCCTGATAATTGCGAGAAAGTGACGCCCTTTCTGGAGCGTCTTGCATTCGGCATCAAATCACTAGGCACGTGGATCAAGCAACATTTGGTGTCTTCTTTGCCGGCCTCGAAAACGTTGCCGTTCGAACCGATCTATTTCTCAACTGCTTATAAGTACGAAAGAGCTATCAAGGCCAAAGTATTTGAAGCagtggaaaaaaattcagtcACACGACGAGAGGTCATTATCAAATTTTTCCCGGAAGATGAAGAGGGAGTAATCTCTAGCTATCCAATTGAAATTCACAATGAAATTTATGATCATTGCGTCACTGCGCAATTATTTGCaattgaaagagagaagCGTTTTATGGTGATTGTCTTGGAGAAAATTGCTGGCTGCAGAACATTAGAAGAAATTCTGAAAAATGAGGAGCTGCAGGATCTTGGAGAGACGATTATTGAACAACTAGAATCGTCTCTGGATGCTTTTCACAGTCGCGGTTGGGTTCACGGTGATTTCAGAGGACCCAACATTTTGCTAGATAGCGATAACAAAGTCAAAATTGTTGATTTGGACTGGGCTGGTGAAAAGGGCAAGGTCATATATCCTAGCGAATTGAATTCCATCATCTTTTGGCCGTGTGAAGAGGGTCAGGAGATACAGCCACAGCATGATTTGTACTTCCTCGCAggctacaaaacaaaaatctTCAAAATGCTCTTTTCCAACTAGAAATATTCTACTGACAAAGGAGTGAAATTATGTGAAATTATGTGATAGTATGTGTGACaagctttaattaaattttttcgGATCCGGAACGAGTTGCTTCATTTCCGCTTCCATTTCCGGGACGCGTTTCTTCAATTCTTTCACTTGAAGTTTAGAACCCTAGGGGGTAAATtaatgacgacgagacgagtaACGAGTTGAGTGCAGGCGCTCGAGGACACGTTGTTGCACGAGCGAACGTCGAGCCGTTCCAAACGTGGACAACGCCCAAAGTAGCCAACCTATTTATCCGTCAGACGAAAGCATCCGGACAAATTCACCGTCGCGACGGAACGAAACAGACCGGAATTCGTCGACAGAAGCGCATCGATCCCCCTATCGCTGATCAACACCAGCTTAGATCGAGCCGCGTGAATCCGATGGGCGAAGCGGTGGCGAGAAGCGCGAGCGATTGATCGGTGATCGCGCTTCCCGTCAGACACTAAGTAACAGAACAGCCACTTGCACTAAATTTGCATAAGCAGGAATCTAAACTAACACACACTACTTAGAAAGCGCCCTACTGTCTGTAGTGTAGGAACACTGTGAACTGAAACTACGACATCTTACGAGGAAACAGAAGACTTGAACCTAATTGAAAAACTAATTAAAAACCACGTGGATATTTTCTATCCTGAGAGTCTTACTCAGAATTGGCCTTCGTCGTTCGACAGGCGACGAGGTGTAAAGCACATCAGATTTGATTTCCtggtgcgacgacgattatcCGAGCAGAACTTGAATTCTTCCATGACGTTCACAAGTGAACCAATCCcgttctcctcttcctcctcttcctccagAGAGTCGGGCTCAATATTTCCTCCGGTACCGCCGCTAGACGTCGGCATCAAGTAGGATTGCGGTAGAACGGCTGGCTGATCTTCCTCTCTAGCATCCGTGGTATTATTAAATCAATTAGGTAGCTTTCATTTGAGTCTTACTGCATCCATCGTCTGCTCATTTTCATCAAATGAAACGCGCTGCTTAGCTGTCGAGCCCATCTTCTTCTGACTGCGAGAAAGTCTCTTCTTTGACTATCACACACTCCCATATACAAAAGATGTACAGTTATATCTCTTTCCTTACAGTTGACGATTGGAGGGATAGCTCTGCACGCTAAAATAATCGCTATTAGCCCAGTCCAATACGCAGTACGCGACTCCTATTCCTTACATCAAATTTCAATGACAAGGGCGTCTTTTCAAGCAGTTTTTGCtgcacaaaaaaagaacaccAGTCAGGTCCAAAACAAAGAGAGCACCATAAGAACGTGTATCTCACCCTGATAATTAGTTGTCTCTGACTCTTACTCTTGGATTTTGCGCTAGACGGTTGGTTCACGCCAGCAAGTTTCGTAGTAGGAGATTCCTCTTccgtttccgtttccgtCGCTGTCTCCGACGATGGCGATGCCGAGTTTTCCTTGAGACTGCTACTGGCCGCCGGaactgcaaaagaaacaatcgCCGAGGCTCGGTGCGATCGCGCGAGACTTACAAACGATAGGTGTGCGCCGCTACGGCGTGTCTAACGTTCGCCGCGCCTCGATCGCCTAGAAATCGAACTGCCGGAGGACGATTTTTGCTTGGAGAGTGTTCGTATTACtcgttttcgcctttttccgCTGCTTTCGAGCTGTGTACGTCAACGAGGCGTCTCTCGTGCCTTCCGAACGATCGCTGAGTAACAGTGTAGCACGTGCTTTGCCTGTGACGCGCGCTCTTCCTATTGTGATTGTCCTTCcctattttttttcacgattgttctccttctcctccctctTCCAATAGCTTCCCCCtaacaaaaagaaattagaaATGAAACCTAGGATTAGAATCCATACCTCGTGTTGTAACTCCTTTCGTCGATCCTCGCTCTTCCTATTTTGATTGCCCTTCCCTATCCATTCACGCGggttctccttctcctccctctTCTAATAGCTTCCCCCTAaccaagaaaaattaaaaatgtaGCCTAAAAATAGACTCCATACCTTAGGATAGTACCCCTTCTTTCAACCACTCCTCGTCCCTATTCGattgtccttctccttgtTTCCTCCACTCTCTTCCAACCAGCCCCCCTAACTAAAGGAAATTTAAGATAGTTATTGGCCTAAAATTCGACCGTACCTTCTGACACTGACTAAATTTCTCGCTCCATCTCCTCCCTACACAAACACACGGGAACCAAAGCCCCTACAACACCTAAGAACTACAGTGCACTTATCTGACAGCACTTCCCAAATAAGTCATAGGAATGAGATCAAACTAATGAATgaaaagaataaataaataattatataataTTCCCTGCTCCTCCTAAAAAAACGTACCTGGAGAACTCCAATGTGTGCTAAACTTTTTCTCCTACGCGTGGACGGttccaaaaaaaaaaaaccgaaaaatCGCGTGAACCTCCCTATAGAGAAAACGATGAGCCCCGGGCAGAACGGTACGAAAATCATTAAGAGCGTTACATTCTAGAAACCCCCAACCGCGTATGATAGGACGCTCGTATGAGCGAGAAACGCAAAAACGACACCGTCCCCCAACTTCCACCGCGCAACGTGAACGGCCCCTCGAATGCGCCCAAAACCTCGACGCAAAGCGTTCGGACTCTGAAACTCGCGCGGGGAGCGAGGGACCCTTCGAACGCGTGTGGGGCCCCCAAACAGGAACGCGCGCAATGAAGCGACACATGAACATATAGTTTACCTTTCGCGACACTCAGGTCCTTCCGTAATTCCATTCCTCCCTTTTGAAGCCGTTTTGAGCCGTGCCGAAACCTGACTGTAAACGCGGCAGTGCCCGTACATGCGTAAGCCCGtatcgtcgccgcgcgaatttaaaaaaaaaactccGCGAAATATACAAAGATTTTTTCTACGTGGCCAAATACCTATTTTCTCATCACCTTACCTCGCATAGAAAGCAGCTAAAAAGCTCTCCAAAGCGAAAGCACCGACATACCGGGAAACAcgattttgtgacgtcaaacctcAAATATGTTAACAAGACCCTACACCCAAATTAAACTACACAAAATTCCCTACCAAACACCATCAAAACAATGACCAATTCCCCTAACCTACTATATGGAATTAGAGAAGAGAAGCCACTGCATATAATTATCGAGACATAGATCACAAGGAGGAGTTGACGCATGAGACTCCTAAACAACGTTATATGATCAAAAACATCAAGACCCTAACTTGTCCTTACGTCTATCGCCTTGGGTGGTCGAGCTTCTTCAGCCTGCACACACATCAAACAATTAAACGTCATCCATTGTCTTCTTATTTCGTCGCTgtgctaaagaaaaaatagagacAAAAAGCTGAAAATATGCTCTAACAGTTCATGACTTATCTGAAGATCCATTGATAATAAAATTCCTAATCAAatataaatcaataactCCTTCTAATCTCGTTCTAGACTCGTCAAGCGAGCCTCGCTTTACTTCGATCGTTTGGAAGACGTGCGAATAAAACGGAAAAACTCGTTACGGAAAGCTAAAACCGCGCAAACG
Coding sequences:
- the LOC136195970 gene encoding uncharacterized protein, translated to MSTKRPKLNGFPFPRIRKERQADSSWRLTCETDEADESTYNYEWWQVSEGDCILFGRSPHITRTVKADPSTLFFFCVVSSTQLSSPSVRVSDLVEIGGGGKSALDSWPYCGTKEKVTHGKRYPAPSELGAATGATIRRKEFFDEIKNQMPATVFDEILAAIDSKTSSAVKLPLPSDAAEHLIGALLAHKFKTRERAAYLFSESMSALLREASLPEFSAEEVCLRDPNRKNKEKCFVDCSVYSLSPPSLNSPNQGYPLLICEWKSGQDATEEAALAQALRGYEIWRDGLTSRGLYEPWNHHFPAFCERKPFSLCSHYICIQRFLAHILYQAR